GGCGAGGGGCGCGGAGAGCGTTATCTTTTTTATCTCGCCCATGATCTCGAATATCTTGGCAAGAGGCACAGCTTTTGTGAGCCGCACGCTCGCTTCAAGAAACTCTCCACCGGTCACTGCGACGCTTGTCGAAAAGGTGCGCATCGGGTTTTCGATCTCCTGCCGCACCCAGACTTCTCCGCGCGGGCAGCGCGCGCCCGCAGCCGAAATAAGCTTCGGCGGCTTTGTATCTTCATAAGCGGCCTTTATAGAACAGCCGTTTGGACAAACGACGCAGGTAAATTCTTTGCTGATCATCTGACACTCACCTCCAAAGAGCTGATTTCATCGAGATTTATCGTTCCAAGCTCCACCCACACCATCTCAGCCGGGTGAAGGCGCGTCTCTTTTCTCGTCATGATCACTCTTTCGCCGCAGCGCACCTCTATCGTCTTGTCACGGGCCGGCGCCGTCACCCTAAAAGCAAGAGAGATATCCTCTCCGCGCGTGATCCTCTGCGGTACCACGTAACGCACTCCATCCCCAGCCGTAACCGCTATCGCGCGTTGTGCCCGCTCTAGTTTTCCCGCGGCGTAAAGAGCCGCGTTTTTACCGGCGCGCGCCGCCTCCATTGAAACAAAATCAACGAGGTCGTGAACGTGGAGCACGTTGCCGCAGGCAAAGACCCCGGGCGTCGCCGTCATGCAGCAGTCGTCGACATTTGCTCCCTGAGTGACGCCGTTCATTTCTATGCCGGCCTCGCGCGTCAGCTCGTTTTCCGGTATGAGTCCCACGGAAAGCAGCAGCGTGTCGCACGGGATATAGCGTTCCGTTCCGGCTATCGGCCTGCGGCTTTCGTCCACTTGAGCTACGGTGACGCCCTCAAGGCTTCCGCTCGGGCCGTATATATCCGTCACAGTGGTAGAAAGAAAGAGGGGGATATTATAGTCGTCAAGGCACTGCTGAATGTTTCTCTGAAGGCCGCTCGAATACGGAAGCACCTCAAATACGGCTTCGACCTTCGCGCCCTCAAGCGTCAGACGGCGCGCCATAATGAGGCCGATGTCCCCTGAGCCTAAAATGACGACTCTTTTACCGGGCATTATGTTTTCAAGGTTGACAAGATTCTGCACCGTGCCTGCCGTGTAAACCCCCGCCGGCCTGTGGCCGGGGATAGAAAGCGCCCCGCGCGTGCGTTCCCGGCAGCCCATGGCGAGCACCACGGCCTTTGCCTCTATCTCTTTTATCTCGCCCTCGCGGCTCGTGCGCAGCACCTTATCCGGGGAGAGCTCCAGCACTATCGTGCGTTCCATTACCGGTATCTCAAGCGCGCGCACCTTCTGGATGAAACGGTCGGCGTATTCCGGGCCGGAGAGAGCCTCTTTGAAGGCGTGAAGTCCAAAGCCGTCGTGGATGCACTGATTGAGGATGCCGCCAAGCACGCGGTCTCTTTCGATAAGCAGTATGTCGCGGCAGCCGGCCTCTTTCGCTGCGGCGGCCGCGGCAAGCCCAGCGGGGCCGCCGCCTATTATCACAAGGTCATGAAATTCGCGTATCATTAGCCGTTCTCTCCTTCCCGCACATTGCCGGAGAAAAGACTCGAGCCGGCCTCTCTTAAGAGATAGTCTTCCGGCGCAAAGCCGTATTCGTCGCGCAGCATCCTTACGATACGCGGCGTGCAGAAACCACCCTGACAGCGTCCCATGCCGTTTCTGGCCCTGTACTTTATGCTGACCAGACTTCTTGCGCCAAGCGGATTTTCGATAGCGTCACGGATCTCTTTCTTCGTTATCTTTTCGCAGCGGCATATTATTTCGCCATATTCGGGATATTCCTTCACCAGGTGTTCCTGTTCCTCTTTTGGCAGCTCGCAGAAATGGCCCGCAAATCCGGGACGCTCTGCGATAAAGTCCTTCTTTTCGTCAAGCGGCAGGTGATTTGAGACAAGATCACGCACCATCTCCGCTATCGCGGGCGCGCTGGTCAGCCCGGGGCTTTCGATGCCCACAAGATTTATAAACCCGCTCAGGCTATTTGCCTCTTCGATAATAAAATCGCCGTTTCCGCCCTCCGACGGGGAGGTGCGCTTCGGACGGCATCCGGCAAAATTCCTTATAAAGTCGCTCATCTTTATGTCAGAAAGAAGCTTCTGCCCCTCTCTTCTTAGATCCTCAAGAACGGGTGCCGTCACCTTATAATCTTCGGGGCTTTCCTCTGGGATATAATCGGCGCTCGGGCCTATCAGGATATTGCCGTCAACGGTGGGCGTCAGATGGATGCCGAGCCCGGCGTCCTTTGCTCCCGGCACAGGATAGATGAGCGTCTTCAAAGTTCCTTCAAGACGCCTGTCCAGAACGTAATATTCGCCGCGGCACGGCCATATCTTCAGGCTTTCGCCGTTGTTCCCCGCAGGTACTCCGGCCATCGCGCTTATCTTTCCGCTTCCAAGGCCCGCCGCGTTGATCAGTACCTCCGCCTCAAATATTTCTCCGTCGGAAGACCGGACTTCAAAGAGCCCCTCCGCGTTCTTAGCGACAGAGGCCGCCTCGCATTTAAGGAAAAAGCCGACGCCGTTCGCGTGGGCGTTTTCCGCAAGCGCGATGGTGAGGCCGTAAGGAGAAATGATGGCGCTTGACGGACTCCAAATCGCCGCTATACCCTCCACTCCCGGCTGTATCTGCTGCATCGCTGTGCGATCGAGCAGCTCAAGGCCCGGCACGCTGTTTGCCGCGCCCTGCTTCATGAGGCGGTCTATGCCGCACATCTCATCTACAGACAGCGCCGTCGTAAGTTTACCGATCCGTTTGATCTTGACTTTCAGCTCGGCGCATATCTCATCCATCATCGCGTTGCCGCGCACGGCGAGTTTCGCGCGCAGAGTGCCGGCCTTGTAATTTATCCCGGAATGAAGCACGCCGCTGTTGCGGCAGCTGGTCTCCATTCCAACGTCCGGCTCCTTTTCCAAAACCGCCGTTTTTATCTGAAAGCGCGAGAGTTCGCGGGCAATGGCGCACCCAATTACTCCGCCTCCTATGATGACAACGTTAAACTTATGTTTCAAACCCAAAAACCTCCTGAATTAGACGTCCTGGTCTACCATGGGATACTAGATTTTTTTGCTTGAGGGCATTATAATTCGTTTATAAAATAAAATCAAGGTCTTCCTTGGTAGACCAGATTGATTAAAAAGGAGGCGAGGCGCTCTAAGGAATTTCTCTGATACCATATCTATTCACGCATTTCACAAACAGGTGCACGCGGTAATTATATTTTTCCTTATACAAGATTAGTGATAAAAGATATATTTTTGCGTTAAAACAATTTAATATAATCCAAAACAGAGAGATGAGGAGGCCTTTTAAAATATAAATGCCGAAAATAATTTACTTTGACAATAAGCGCAGCGAAAAGCTAATATTTACATAGATTATTTTATTAAAAATTCAGACTAAACGCCTTACACACTTGGAGCTGATTTGCGTGAACGAAAAACGGAAGGCCGTAATTGGGAATCTTTTGGAAAAAATACACAGCGGAGAAATTGTTTCAAACGGCAAGCTTCTCCCTGAAAGACAGCTGGTGGAAGCTGTCGGCGAAACGCGCCCCGTCATCCGCGAGGGGCTCATTGCGCTTGAAGCGATGGGGGTGCTGGATATCCGCGACAGGCAGGGCATCTTTCTTTCCACAAGTGAAGAGAACGAAGTAAAGATGATGCTGCGCAAGGTGCGCGGCTGGCCCGCCGATATTTTGTCCCGCGTGATGGAGGTCAGGCAGCTTATAGAGCCCGCAGCGACGGGGCTCTCCGCGCTAAGGCGAAGTGAAAAAGATTTGATGAAGATGCGCGAGTGCCTCAAACATATAGCCGACCTTGCGGATCAGACGGGCGAAGAGGCGGCGAGGCAAGGTTCGTACTGGAACACCTCTTTTCACACGGTGATTGTTGAGTCGGCGGACAACGCCTATCTCTCGCGAATATACGAGGGCGTCTACGCGCAGATAGAAAACGGTCTTTCTTTGATGCGCATCAACACCCCGCCGGAAAAACAAGGCGGACGCCGTTTCGCCTACCAGGACCACCTCCGGCTCTACGAGCTGATCGAAGCGGGCGACGCCGCGGCGTCAGAGCTGTACGCGGAAGAGCACATACAACACACGATAAACGCCATGGTGGAGCTTGGGCAGATAGTCCCGACCTCCGACCTTTTCGGCCAGAAGATAGCTGGCCGCACTCGCTTCGTCGGCGAGATGACCCGCAACAAAAAGGAAGAATAAAACCAAAAAGGATGCGAAAAGATTGATATTTGACAAGCCTATTGATTATAAGCTGATAAAAACAAATTTTTCCGGTTTCCCAAAGATGTACAAGCTGGAACAAAGTTTTCCGGCGGACCATATCACCGATATAGACCAGGCTCTTTGTGACGAGCTCAAAAAACTTGCTCTGCCGGACATTACTGGAAAGCGGATAGCGGTCACTGCTGGAAGCAGGGGCATCCCCAATTTCCCGGAGGCCTGCCGCGCAATAGGTCGCGAGCTGCGCAAACGGGGCGCGCTTCCGTTCGTTGTGCCGGCTATGGGCAGCCACGGCGGCGGCACTGCGGAGGGGCAGATAGAGATGCTGGCGTCGCTCGGTATGACCGAAGAGAGCCTTGAAATGCCTATTATCGCCGCTATGGATACAGTCGTTCTGGGACATTCCCCCGAAGGCGTCGAGGTAAACTGCGACGCCAACGCCTATAACGCCGACTATATCGTGGTATGCGGCCGCGTGAAGCCGCACACAGATTTCAGAGGCGCCATCGAAAGCGGCCTCTGCAAAATGATGATAGTGGGCCTCGGAAAACATCGCGGCGCCGTTTCTTTCCATAAAACTGGCGGCATCTTCGGGATGAGCGAACGGCTTCAAAGCTCCGCTTCGATTTTCATAAACAAAACTAATCTGCTATTTTCAATCGCGATGATAGACAGCGCCTACCATCAGACAAGACGCATAGAGGCGGTGCTGCCGGGCGACATCCTCGAACGTGAGCCGCAGCTCTTGAAAGAGGCCGCCGCCGCTATGCCGAAGATCGCCTTTCAAGACATCGACACTCTGATAGTCGACCAGTACGGCAAAGAGATAAGCGGCGCGGGAATGGACCCGAACATCACGGGGCGTTTCCTCTTCGCGCCGGAAAAACAGTTCGACGGCTTCCCCCACCCCAAAAAAATAGCCATACTGCGCATGACAGAGATGAGCCACGGCAACGCGGCGGGGCTAGGAATTGCAGATTTTGTATGCCGCCGCTTCGCGGAAAAGCTTGACCTTGGCGCCACGTACACAAACAGCCTCTCGTCTCCGCTGTGCATGGCAAAGATCCCGATGGTGATGAACAACGATCTCGACACCATATACGCGGCGGCCTCCGCCTGCGGAAAGACCGACATCAAAGACGTCCGCATGATACGGATACACAACACGCTTGAGCTGGACCATATCTGGGTCTCTGAGAATTATCTAAAAGAGATAGAGGCGCACCCCGAAATAAAAATATTAGAAGGCCCCGCGGAGATGAGCTTCGGCCACGGCGGTGATTTGACCGGGCTGGATTAAAACAGTCCCGCCTGCAACACCAACGGGGCGCGGCTCAAAATCACACTACTGAGTTTGCGCCCTCTTATAGCAGTTATCCCCGCCGCATGTGATATAATTTGTAAAGCGGCCTTTGCCGCGTTTTATTTTTGTGAACAGGTGATTTAATGCTGCAGCGGGTCAAATTTGATAACAGCCCTGATGAGGTGCTTGGCGATATCTATCGTCAGCTTTCTAAATTTATCGGGGATGAATATTTAAGAAACGGCTTCCCAAGGAAAAAAGAACTTGGGACGATGACCTATGAGCTGTGCGACCGTTTTCCCCCCGACATCTTCGATAAAATCATAGAATTTACAAAGATACGCAACAACCACGTCCACGAAAAAAAGGCCACAAAAAAACAGATAACGAAATCCTGCGCTCTCTACGAAGAGATACGCCTCTGGCAGAATTCAAGGCCGCGCGCGCAGCACAAGGGCACTGGCCGCGCTTCGGAGGCCCGCGCTGGGACGCAGCGCGGCAGGCGGCTCCAGGGGGCCTACGCGCGCCCCGCGGCGCGTCATTCTTTCGTTCGCACCGGCTCCGCAGGCCTTTCGGGAGCTAGGCCGTTTCTTCGCGCAGCACCCGAGCCTCCGGCAGAAGCGGCGCCCAGACGCTTTCACAGGCATCATTCGGAGGCGGCCCCCGCCGCTGAATCCGACCGCGCCGTAAAGTTTATCGGCTGGTTTCTCGTAATAGTGGCTATAACGGGCACCATCTCGCTCCTTTACCTGTTGAGCCGACTTCTGTAGCGCGGCCCAAAAGCGAAAAATTTATAAGATTGACGCAGGCTTTGCAGAAGGCTATACTTTATCGCAGATAGATATATTTCACATTATGAAAATTTTCTTAAATAAAGTGAGGTGACGCCGTGAGATTTTCAGAGACGATTAGACGACATCGAAAAGAGCGCGGCTGGACGCTGGAAGATCTTTCTAAACTTACAAGTCTTTCGGTAGCCCAGCTCTCGAAGCTTGAGACTGGAAAATCCGAACCCAGCCTGGACAGCCTGAGAAAACTCTCCTCCGTATACGAGGTGCCTTTGTCCGCGCTTACGCACGCAGAAGAGATAGACCCCGTCTCTCCGATACGCAAAGGAGACGGCTTCATTCTGCGCGCGGGCACGGACGAACGCGTCGCGGTCAGATATCTTACGATGAAGCGCAACGCGAGGATGCAGCCGGTCGAGATGACTATCCCGGTGGGTACGGACACGGGGCGCTCAAAGTCGCATCCAAGCGACGAGTTTTTCTA
The sequence above is drawn from the Cloacibacillus sp. genome and encodes:
- a CDS encoding XRE family transcriptional regulator, which translates into the protein MRFSETIRRHRKERGWTLEDLSKLTSLSVAQLSKLETGKSEPSLDSLRKLSSVYEVPLSALTHAEEIDPVSPIRKGDGFILRAGTDERVAVRYLTMKRNARMQPVEMTIPVGTDTGRSKSHPSDEFFYVVRGVVVFFYGEAETYTMSEGDFMYFDGIVPHSWKNVGDVDAVVLSSNDPPVM
- a CDS encoding DUF1667 domain-containing protein — its product is MISKEFTCVVCPNGCSIKAAYEDTKPPKLISAAGARCPRGEVWVRQEIENPMRTFSTSVAVTGGEFLEASVRLTKAVPLAKIFEIMGEIKKITLSAPLAIGDVVLKDPAGTETEVIVTRNVPQKHNNR
- a CDS encoding FCD domain-containing protein, producing the protein MNEKRKAVIGNLLEKIHSGEIVSNGKLLPERQLVEAVGETRPVIREGLIALEAMGVLDIRDRQGIFLSTSEENEVKMMLRKVRGWPADILSRVMEVRQLIEPAATGLSALRRSEKDLMKMRECLKHIADLADQTGEEAARQGSYWNTSFHTVIVESADNAYLSRIYEGVYAQIENGLSLMRINTPPEKQGGRRFAYQDHLRLYELIEAGDAAASELYAEEHIQHTINAMVELGQIVPTSDLFGQKIAGRTRFVGEMTRNKKEE
- a CDS encoding FAD-dependent oxidoreductase yields the protein MIREFHDLVIIGGGPAGLAAAAAAKEAGCRDILLIERDRVLGGILNQCIHDGFGLHAFKEALSGPEYADRFIQKVRALEIPVMERTIVLELSPDKVLRTSREGEIKEIEAKAVVLAMGCRERTRGALSIPGHRPAGVYTAGTVQNLVNLENIMPGKRVVILGSGDIGLIMARRLTLEGAKVEAVFEVLPYSSGLQRNIQQCLDDYNIPLFLSTTVTDIYGPSGSLEGVTVAQVDESRRPIAGTERYIPCDTLLLSVGLIPENELTREAGIEMNGVTQGANVDDCCMTATPGVFACGNVLHVHDLVDFVSMEAARAGKNAALYAAGKLERAQRAIAVTAGDGVRYVVPQRITRGEDISLAFRVTAPARDKTIEVRCGERVIMTRKETRLHPAEMVWVELGTINLDEISSLEVSVR
- a CDS encoding NAD(P)/FAD-dependent oxidoreductase — translated: MKHKFNVVIIGGGVIGCAIARELSRFQIKTAVLEKEPDVGMETSCRNSGVLHSGINYKAGTLRAKLAVRGNAMMDEICAELKVKIKRIGKLTTALSVDEMCGIDRLMKQGAANSVPGLELLDRTAMQQIQPGVEGIAAIWSPSSAIISPYGLTIALAENAHANGVGFFLKCEAASVAKNAEGLFEVRSSDGEIFEAEVLINAAGLGSGKISAMAGVPAGNNGESLKIWPCRGEYYVLDRRLEGTLKTLIYPVPGAKDAGLGIHLTPTVDGNILIGPSADYIPEESPEDYKVTAPVLEDLRREGQKLLSDIKMSDFIRNFAGCRPKRTSPSEGGNGDFIIEEANSLSGFINLVGIESPGLTSAPAIAEMVRDLVSNHLPLDEKKDFIAERPGFAGHFCELPKEEQEHLVKEYPEYGEIICRCEKITKKEIRDAIENPLGARSLVSIKYRARNGMGRCQGGFCTPRIVRMLRDEYGFAPEDYLLREAGSSLFSGNVREGENG